One window of the Colletotrichum lupini chromosome 9, complete sequence genome contains the following:
- a CDS encoding carbon-nitrogen hydrolase, with amino-acid sequence MVSTRPIVKVAAVQAAPVSFDLEKSLQKLSKLTEEAAQAGADLVVFPEGFLSAYPWRYAFDATIGAREPRGREWYAKYVASAVEVPSPAFDRLCETAKANDVLLHVGIIEKAGGTLYCTALLLDREGKLVYKHRKLIPTAAERLVWGRGAGDGLLVKPTDVGRVGSLICWENYMPAARMAMYQQGIEIYVAPHADDLATWTASMQHIAKEGRCFVVSVNSFCKVSDFPPDYPPFTAEHPDRRPDGAQWEADDILNHGGSCIVGPLGTFLAEPVWDKEEIVYASLRMADITESKLDFDPIGSYSRPDIFSLTVNTKPADNVVFTS; translated from the exons ATGGTATCCACTCGTCCTATTGTCAAGGTTGCGGCTGTCCAGGCCGCACCTGTTTCCTTTGATCTGGAAAAGAGTCTGCAGAAGCTGAGTAAGCTTACAGAGGAAGCTGCCCAAGCCGGTGCAGACTTGGTTGTATTCCC TGAAGGGTTCTTGTCTGCTTATCCATGGAGATACGCGTTTGACGCAACGATTGGTGCCCGAGAGCCGCGAG GACGCGAGTGGTATGCCAAGTACGTTGCTTCGGCCGTCGAGGTTCCCTCTCCCGCCTTCGATAGGCTTTGCGAAACAGCCAAGGCAAACGACGTCCTCCTTCATGTGGGAATTATTGAAAAGGCAGGTGGTACGCTGTACTGCACTGCTTTGCTTCTAGACCGGGAGGGCAAGCTGGTGTATAAGCATCGCAAG CTCATTCCAACGGCTGCTGAGAGACTTGTTTGGGGTCGAGGCGCCGGAGATGGCCTATTAGTCAAGCCAACGGATGTTGGCAGAGTCGGAAGCTTGATCTG CTGGGAGAATTATATGCCGGCGGCTCGTATGGCGATGTACCAGCAAGGCATCGA GATTTACGTGGCGCCCCACGCCGATGATTTGGCCACCTGGACAGCATCGATGCAGCATATTGCGAAGGAAGGGCGATGCTTTGTAGTGTCTGTCAACTCGTTCTGCAAAGTATCGGACTTCCCGCCTGACTACCCGCCTTTTACGGCCGAACACCCCGATCGGAGGCCGGACGGAGCACAATGGGAGGCGGATGATATTCTCAACCACGGTGGCTCATGCATCGTCGGGCCGCTGGGCACATTTCTTGCCGAGCCGGTGTGGGACAAGGAAGAGATTGTCTATGCCAGTCTCCGAATGGCAGACATCACGGAGTCCAAG CTGGACTTTGACCCCATCGGCAGCTACTCCCGGCCCGACATCTT TTCATTGACGGTCAACACCAAGCCGGCCGACAACGTCGTATTCACCAGCTGA
- a CDS encoding homoserine O-acetyltransferase, translating into MVLLLDADPNPDNFYSRLIRGQRFAVIPTFPLESGEELFDCSIAYKTWGKLNEQSDNALVICHALTGSSDVSDWWSPLIGPGKAFDPRHFFIFCGNVLGSPYGSASPLTINPGTGQRYASEFPQTTVRDDVRAHKMVLDALGVKSVAAVIGGSMGGMTTLEWPLCTPSGFVRNIVPIATAADHSAWGISWAETQRQCIYSDPKYDDGYYEPIPEGQPSAGLAAARMIAMLTYRSCTSFDSRFGRKPPRNPQIPREPPLDLPRTDASIMEMPRPRRDRDSQRKQNPSFSAQGYLHYQGEKFINRFDANCYLHITNKMDSHDVTYGRTQPSGDEGLAEVLSRVPPGALVIGVETDALFLPEQQKRLATNLPSASLHVLKSSDGHDGFLLEFEQLDTLIQAQLRSQLPNLYGMIHESDESLDLLAIDEAGESLTGEVEDW; encoded by the exons ATGGTTCTCT TACTCGACGCTGATCCGAATCCCGACAACTTCTATTCCCGGCTCATTCGAGGGCAAAGATTCGCCGTCATTCCAACATTCCCGCTGGAGTCAGGAGAAGAACTCTTTGACTGCTCAATCGCATACAAAACATGGGGAAAATTGAACGAGCAAAGCGACAATGCTCTGGTCATATGCCACGCTCTGACGGGGAGCAGTGATGTGAGCGACTGGTGGAGCCCCCTCATAGGACCTGGGAAAGCCTTTGACCCTCGACACTTCTTTATCTTCTGTGGCAATGTCCTGGGCTCCCCCTACGGGAGTGCGTCTCCTTTGACCATTAACCCAGGTACTGGCCAACGGTATGCGAGCGAGTTCCCCCAGACGACGGTCAGAGACGATGTCAGAGCACACAAGATGGTGCTTGATGCTCTTGGTGTCAAGTCGGTAGCAGCCGTCATTGGAGGCTCTATGGGTGGCATGACAACTCTAGAATGGCCTCTCTGTACACCATCAGGTTTTGTCCGAAACATTGTTCCTATTGCTACGGCTGCTGATCACTCTGCCTGGGGCATATCTTGGGCTGAAACCCAACGACAGTGCATTTACTCCGACCCAAAGTACGACGATGGATACTATGAGCCGATCCCGGAAGGCCAACCCTCAGCAGGACTTGCAGCAGCTCGGATGATTGCCATGCTGACATATCGTTCTTGCACGAGTTTCGATAGCCGCTTCGGGAGAAAACCTCCACGAAATCCCCAGATACCTCGGGAACCACCTTTGGATCTTCCGAGGACAGACGCGTCCATCATGGAAATGCCAAGACCCAGAAGAGACAGAGACTCGCAGCGGAAACAAAATCCATCATTTTCGGCCCAGGGATACCTACACTATCAGGGagagaagtttattaataggtttgaTGCCAATTGTTATTTGCACATCACCAACAAGATGGACAGCCACGACGTCACCTATGGCCGGACGCAACCATCGGGCGATGAAGGCTTGGCGGAGGTGTTGTCTCGAGTACCGCCGGGAGCGTTGGTCATTGGCGTGGAGACCGATGCGCTTTTCCTCCCTGAGCAGCAAAAGCGGCTTGCCACCAACTTACCTAGTGCATCATTACACGTTCTCAAGTCATCTGATGGACATGACGGTTTTCTACTCGAGTTTGAGCAGCTCGATACCTTGATCCAAGCCCAGCTAAGATCTCAGTTGCCGAATCTCTATGGCATGATACATGAGTCAGATGAATCGCTAGACCTTCTTGCGATAGACGAGGCTGGGGAAAGCTTGACGGGCGAAGTCGAGGATTGGTAG
- a CDS encoding aspartate kinase: protein METSRENRPWLVQKYGGTSLGKLLESICSKIVPSYLRDYNLVVVCSALSGSTKSSGTTSLLLECVSHAEAGLSAQTLLNKNIDAIRDSHVRLLEKHLVNSNGTRSDLCNDIFDSTKTLIVKECESLRGFLLAAQIIGELSPRARDRVIALGEKLACRVVAAFLCSRNIPAEPIILEDIVEAVFGASVFDQKTALDNLGPRFYHLIADEITKRIHDCGDHVPIVTGFFGIMPDSLLKNVGRGYSDLCAAMCAVGTKAAELQIWKEVDGIFTADPRKVPSARLLSTVTSEEATELTYYGSEVIHPLTMDQIRCANIPLRLKNVFNPTASGTIIYPSRTPSPPLTPPTPTDEKVDIKVPLPSIDYMLGNGYHGDRQERRRPTAVTVKDDILLVNVVCNRNTKSQGFLSGVFDRLEDAGIKTDLVTTSERSVSLAFQHSQEGSCQHQRLRVELEKFGKVTITENMSIVTIVGHKMRNMVGISAEIMSALASAKINIFMVSQGASEINISLVVRAEDAVLAMNVVHSKVLRIPTHWEQETNFIKGAETQKQQKQQRARQAENIVVGPCYRPPPLTHPSSRSVALLTRTNAAAVVTTAGRDSRRSSVYRVAAGPAEAAAYRYIVKRWLKKRRHV from the exons ATGGAGACCTCCAGAGAAAACAGGCCATGGCTGGTGCAGAAGTACGGTGGTACTAGCCTTGGAAAACTCCTCGAGTCGATCTGCAGCAAAATCGTCCCATCCTACCTGCGAGACTACAACCTGGTTGTCGTCTGCTCGGCCCTCTCCGGTTCCACCAAGTCGAGCGGAACCACAAGCCTGTTGCTTGAATGCGTATCACACGCTGAGGCCGGACTCTCTGCGCAGACGCTGCTCAACAAGAACATTGATGCCATTCGGGATAGCCATGTCCGGCTTCTCGAGAAGCATCTCGTCAACTCCAATGGCACAAGAAGCGACTTGTGTAACGACATCTTCGACTCTACAAAGACCCTCATTGTAAAGGAGTGTGAGAGCCTTCGAGGCTTCCTTTTGGCAGCACAGATCATCGGGGAGCTATCTCCAAGGGCACGGGACCGTGTCATCGCTCTCGGAGAGAAGCTTGCGTGCAGAGTTGTAGCTGCGTTTCTCTGTAGCAGAAATATCCCGGCCGAACCTATCATCCTAGAAGACATAGTTGAGGCAGTGTTCGGTGCTAGTGTGTTCGACCAGAAGACGGCACTGGACAACCTCGGCCCTCGGTTCTATCACCTCATTGCAGACGAGATCACCAAGAGGATACATGACTGCGGCGACCATGTTCCCATCGTCACCGGCTTCTTTGGCATCATGCCAGACTCGCTGCTCAAGAACGTCGGCCGGGGATACTCGGACCTTTGTGCGGCTATGTGTGCGGTGGGAACCAAAGCGGCGGAACTTCAGATCTGGAAAGAGGTTGATGGGATCTTCACTGCGGATCCGAGAAAGGTCCCGTCAGCAAGACTATTGTCCACAGTCACGTCGGAGGAAGCTACAGAGTTGACGTACTACGGGAGCGAAGTTATACATCCCTTGACAATGGATCAAATACGTTGCGCCAACATTCCCTTGAGACTGAAGAATGTCTTCAATCCAACGGCATCCGGCACGATCATCTACCCCTCTCGAACCCCCTCCCCGCCCCTTACTCCTCCAACACCAACAGACGAAAAGGTCGATATCAAGGTCCCTCTGCCCTCCATTGACTACATGTTGGGGAATGGTTATCACGGCGATCGGCAAGAGAGAAGGCGACCTACCGCCGTCACAGTTAAAGACGATATCCTCTTGGTCAATGTGGTTTGCAACAGAAACACCAAGTCTCAGGGGTTCTTGTCCGGCGTTTTTGATCGTCTCGAGGATGCGGGAATCAAGACGGATCTCGTCACTACTAGCGAGCGCAGCGTTAGTCTCGCGTTTCAGCATTCCCAAGAGGGCTCTTGTCAACATCAGAGGCTGAGAGTTGAGCTGGAAAAGTTTGGAAAG GTGACTATCACAGAAAACATGTCCATCGTCACTATCGTTGGGCACAAAATGAGGAACATGGTCGGCATATCAGCAGAGATCATGTCCGCCCTAGCATCCGCCAAGATCAACATCTTCATGGTCAGCCAAGGAGCAAGCGAGATCAACATATC TCTCGTCGTCCGCGCAGAAGACGCAGTCCTCGCCATGAACGTCGTCCACAGCAAAGTCCTCCGTATCCCAACGCACTGGGAACAGGAGACAAACTTCATCAAAGGTGCGGAAACCCAGAAGCAGCAGAAGCAGCAGAGGGCCCGGCAGGCTGAAAACATCGTCGTCGGGCCCTGTTACCGACCACCGCCGCTTACACACCCCTCTTCCAGGTCCGTGGCTCTACTGACGAGGACGaatgcggcggcggtggtgacgACGGCGGGGCGTGATAGCCGTAGGTCAAGTGTTTATCGTGTCGCTGCTGGGCCTGCTGAGGCGGCTGCGTATCGGTATATTGTGAAGAGGTGgttgaagaagaggaggcaTGTTTGA